Proteins from a genomic interval of Bacteroidia bacterium:
- a CDS encoding response regulator transcription factor, which translates to MLNILIVDDHLVLVDGIKALLSSEADLRLLHHALDARTALDILESEEEIHLILLDVNLPDIDGVALCQQICQKYPEIPIIALTMHHEPGIITKMIRAGSKGYLLKNTGKKELIEAIRHVAMGNSYYSKEVTHQLVASMSPQNAHNSQKFDQRPKITRREKDVLELIVEEYTTEEIAEKLFISPSTVISHRKSLLRKLNAKNSAGLVKAAYERDLLK; encoded by the coding sequence ATGCTGAACATTCTCATTGTTGATGATCATTTGGTGCTCGTAGATGGAATAAAGGCTCTGCTATCTAGCGAAGCTGACCTTCGCCTGCTTCATCATGCACTCGACGCCCGAACGGCTTTAGATATCCTTGAATCAGAAGAAGAGATTCACCTCATTTTGCTGGATGTAAACTTGCCGGACATAGATGGGGTAGCCCTTTGCCAGCAAATTTGCCAGAAGTATCCGGAAATCCCCATCATTGCCCTGACCATGCATCACGAACCCGGCATCATCACCAAAATGATCCGGGCGGGCTCTAAGGGATATTTACTGAAAAATACAGGTAAAAAAGAGCTGATTGAAGCGATCCGGCATGTCGCTATGGGCAATTCTTATTACAGCAAAGAAGTAACCCATCAATTGGTTGCCAGCATGTCTCCCCAAAACGCCCACAATAGTCAGAAATTTGACCAAAGGCCAAAAATTACCCGTAGGGAGAAGGATGTTCTTGAATTAATCGTAGAAGAGTATACAACCGAAGAGATAGCTGAGAAGCTCTTTATAAGTCCATCAACTGTTATCTCTCATAGAAAAAGCCTCCTGAGAAAGCTGAATGCCAAAAATTCTGCAGGTCTAGTAAAGGCAGCTTATGAGAGAGATTTATTGAAATAA
- a CDS encoding tetratricopeptide repeat protein: protein MSSSRHIKMRGLSQAIFWRGVLASVLFFTLPQILFAQENVGEREIQLSELLSSGDLYKEINFHLDRAEKSPFANEYEAAESQLSSLEELSAGKNPKNEARIHLELGYLYYFQRAYESSLHHFQLAGKEANCQKDEETYFHSLIGIATTKNNQSSSLDALAPLREAYQLSKKLGSEEHRIEALNQLATIYMAVGKLDSAHLYFDELLVLRRETEEAEVLVSELHHVGDLCLKQGAYDLAQAYLFEALEMASDLKNKLLRAALITDIADLFVQQKDWGKAIRYAEEGIELSESMNLSHLTSQNYKYKGSALEAQQDRPNALKAYRSALDLHINKLSDPTEENMLKIRIGKLLEAEADYTSAKKLLEEALQEKLQWQDKIGMLELSLNLGDLYLMESQYRKALSHLSRAEELSRELKSRNGMAKTYDLKSQTYSKLGNYKAAFEFHTLFKQVDDSLFTAEKTEIVQGLEEKYRAAQKEQRNLELQNEVTQNELLIQENEKDLLEKNAQIYFLIGSVGLLILLFIVFRYGNQKRRQLLQAKLETSEKEREAESLRSMISGEELERKRLARELHDGLGSHLASVKMLVAAIQNDIPEVKESELHQKAERMLDEACQEIREISHNLMPGTISRYGLEQSIQDMCINLQQSTKLQISCMLHIDRQIDESTQVSMYRIVQELLRNTVKHAQAKELIVQVQTDPDQISLTVEDDGIGYQDSNNKSDGIGLMNVRSRVELLKGSLDIDSRPGKGTSIYICIPLLPEAE, encoded by the coding sequence ATGAGTAGTAGCAGGCACATAAAAATGCGAGGTCTTTCTCAAGCCATTTTCTGGCGAGGGGTACTGGCATCTGTCCTGTTTTTCACACTTCCTCAAATTCTTTTTGCTCAGGAAAATGTAGGCGAAAGGGAAATTCAACTTTCAGAACTCCTCAGCAGTGGAGATTTATATAAAGAGATCAATTTTCACCTGGATAGAGCAGAAAAATCCCCTTTCGCCAATGAATACGAAGCAGCAGAATCCCAGTTATCGAGTCTGGAGGAATTGAGTGCGGGGAAAAACCCCAAAAATGAGGCTCGGATTCACCTGGAACTTGGCTATCTCTATTATTTTCAGAGAGCTTATGAATCCTCCTTACATCACTTTCAGCTGGCAGGCAAAGAAGCCAATTGCCAAAAGGATGAAGAGACCTATTTCCATTCACTGATCGGAATAGCAACTACTAAAAATAATCAAAGTAGTTCTCTGGATGCTTTGGCTCCATTACGAGAAGCTTATCAGTTATCCAAAAAACTGGGAAGTGAAGAACACCGCATAGAAGCACTCAATCAATTGGCGACCATTTATATGGCCGTGGGAAAACTGGATAGCGCTCATCTCTATTTTGATGAGCTATTGGTCTTACGGAGAGAAACAGAAGAGGCCGAAGTACTGGTCAGTGAACTTCATCATGTGGGAGACCTTTGTCTCAAGCAGGGAGCCTATGATCTGGCACAAGCTTATTTATTTGAAGCCCTGGAAATGGCCAGTGATCTGAAGAATAAACTCTTACGAGCAGCACTTATTACCGATATAGCCGACTTATTTGTACAACAGAAAGATTGGGGGAAAGCGATCCGATATGCTGAGGAGGGAATAGAGCTTTCAGAAAGTATGAACCTTTCCCATCTTACTTCCCAAAACTATAAATACAAAGGAAGTGCACTCGAAGCTCAACAAGATCGTCCAAATGCACTAAAAGCATACAGGTCTGCCCTCGATTTGCATATCAACAAACTCTCCGATCCAACAGAGGAAAATATGCTTAAAATCCGCATCGGTAAGTTATTGGAAGCCGAAGCTGATTATACATCTGCGAAAAAGCTCCTGGAAGAAGCGCTACAGGAAAAACTTCAATGGCAGGACAAGATCGGGATGCTGGAACTTAGCCTCAATCTGGGCGACCTCTACCTCATGGAGAGTCAATATAGAAAAGCTCTGAGCCACCTTTCCCGGGCAGAAGAATTAAGTCGGGAGCTCAAGAGCAGGAATGGGATGGCCAAAACCTATGATCTCAAGTCTCAAACTTATTCAAAGTTGGGCAATTACAAAGCTGCCTTCGAATTTCATACCCTCTTCAAGCAAGTTGACGATTCCCTATTCACTGCCGAGAAAACCGAGATCGTCCAGGGTTTAGAAGAAAAGTACAGAGCCGCTCAAAAAGAACAAAGAAACCTGGAGCTTCAAAATGAAGTCACCCAAAATGAACTCCTCATTCAGGAGAATGAAAAGGATCTACTTGAAAAAAATGCCCAGATCTACTTCCTTATAGGCAGCGTGGGACTGCTTATTTTGCTTTTCATTGTCTTTCGGTATGGAAACCAAAAAAGAAGACAACTTCTGCAAGCCAAATTGGAAACCTCTGAAAAGGAACGAGAAGCAGAAAGCCTAAGGTCCATGATCAGTGGAGAAGAATTGGAACGCAAACGTCTGGCCCGGGAATTACATGATGGTTTGGGCTCTCATTTGGCATCGGTAAAAATGCTGGTTGCAGCGATTCAGAATGACATACCCGAAGTCAAAGAATCTGAGCTGCATCAAAAAGCCGAAAGAATGCTTGATGAAGCCTGCCAGGAGATACGGGAAATCTCTCATAACCTCATGCCAGGTACCATTAGTCGATACGGTCTTGAACAATCCATTCAGGATATGTGCATCAACCTTCAGCAGTCTACCAAACTCCAGATCAGTTGCATGCTACATATCGACCGACAAATAGATGAAAGTACGCAGGTATCCATGTACCGAATTGTGCAGGAATTGTTGAGGAATACAGTCAAACATGCCCAGGCAAAAGAGCTGATCGTCCAGGTACAAACGGATCCGGATCAAATCAGTCTGACGGTAGAAGATGATGGCATTGGATACCAGGATTCAAATAATAAAAGTGATGGCATTGGATTGATGAATGTGCGATCAAGGGTAGAATTACTCAAAGGAAGTCTTGATATTGATAGTAGACCTGGCAAAGGAACTTCCATTTACATTTGTATACCTTTACTTCCTGAAGCGGAATAA
- a CDS encoding POTRA domain-containing protein yields the protein MKKVISLFLLSLILASTYAQSVNTESKSFHLKSLEIIGARSAHPEQIINLSGLAEGMQLSVPGFQISDAIKRLYASDLFEDVQIQKDSISGNDIYLKLILIERARISGFEIIGLKKRQIEDLQDKMGLVNGALFSPAKMVKAKRIIRNYLIEKGYYRSEIIVKQEADPILKSGILMSFEVKKGPKTKIENIYLSGNEHVSQAELRKPLKSLPRKTALRFWKQSKFTEQALDIAKGEILAFYRNKGYRDIEILADSIAINKAGHISLYMKLEEGKRFYHRNIRFIGNYTYSDSVLQLALGIKKGDIYSDALLQERIYGGMRHPGLSSLYLDNGHLFFRIDPVESGIHGDSIDLNLRIQEGAPTTIGKITLTGNTKTSDEVIMRSLRTQPGNIFRRNDLIRSQRELIAMNYFDPQTMDIIPTPNAETGTVDLEYKLTEKPSDRIQLSGGWSPRSTDSDGNVTGGGLVGTLQLTLNNFSTKRLFNPKAWNPIPGGDGQQLNLAFQSTGRSNNFSINFLEPWLGGKKPNSFGVGLNYYNFESEVSGDDGSTELFRTRSFAASVDYGTFLNFPDDYTQSRTSLSYRNYDILNPGNFYPEFEGEPSAFINSITLNQSFTRNSLDHPMFPSSGSFNEISAEFTPPYSLFGEDKDYENMGAAEKFKFLEYYKIRIKSQWFLNPVGKLVLQGRWDAGYLGAYNSALGVSPFERFVLGGAGILNANNGGIRGIDPIPLRGYKAQVFDNDGSYFTLFNRLSFEVRHPIELSPQFPIWLLGFAEMGSASEGFSNFNLSDFKKSAGFGLRMQVPMIGLLGLDWGYGFDTDPSGIKSGGQIHFIFGREF from the coding sequence GTGAAAAAAGTTATCAGTTTATTCCTGCTTAGTCTGATCCTGGCTAGCACGTATGCACAATCCGTAAACACAGAAAGTAAAAGCTTTCACCTAAAATCCCTTGAAATCATCGGTGCCCGTTCTGCCCATCCTGAGCAGATCATCAACCTCAGCGGTTTAGCAGAAGGTATGCAATTAAGCGTTCCTGGTTTTCAAATTTCAGATGCTATAAAACGCCTCTATGCATCTGATCTTTTTGAGGATGTCCAAATTCAAAAAGACAGCATTTCCGGAAATGACATCTACCTTAAACTCATCCTTATAGAAAGAGCCCGAATAAGTGGATTTGAGATCATTGGGCTCAAGAAAAGACAGATCGAGGACCTTCAGGATAAAATGGGGTTGGTGAATGGAGCCTTATTTAGTCCGGCAAAAATGGTGAAAGCCAAACGAATCATCAGAAACTATCTCATTGAGAAAGGATACTATAGATCTGAAATAATTGTTAAGCAAGAAGCTGATCCCATTCTGAAAAGCGGCATTCTTATGAGTTTTGAAGTCAAAAAAGGACCCAAGACGAAAATTGAGAACATTTATCTGAGTGGAAATGAACATGTTAGCCAGGCAGAACTACGCAAACCCTTAAAATCTTTACCCAGGAAGACAGCCTTAAGATTCTGGAAGCAATCAAAATTTACGGAGCAGGCCCTTGATATAGCCAAAGGTGAGATTCTGGCTTTTTATCGGAATAAAGGATATCGGGATATTGAAATACTTGCAGACTCCATAGCTATAAATAAGGCCGGTCATATCAGTCTCTATATGAAATTGGAGGAGGGAAAGCGCTTTTATCACAGAAATATCCGCTTCATAGGGAATTACACTTATTCTGATTCCGTACTCCAGCTCGCATTGGGCATAAAAAAAGGAGATATCTATAGCGATGCACTTTTACAGGAAAGGATTTATGGAGGGATGAGACATCCGGGTCTAAGTTCCCTCTATTTGGACAATGGTCATTTATTTTTCCGAATAGATCCAGTTGAAAGTGGCATTCATGGAGATTCTATTGACCTGAATCTACGGATACAGGAAGGGGCTCCAACGACCATAGGCAAAATTACCCTGACGGGAAATACAAAAACCAGTGATGAAGTCATAATGCGTTCTTTGCGAACACAACCCGGAAATATTTTTCGCAGAAATGACCTGATTCGTAGCCAGCGCGAACTCATTGCTATGAATTATTTCGATCCACAGACCATGGATATTATTCCTACTCCTAATGCAGAAACAGGTACGGTGGATTTGGAATACAAGTTGACTGAAAAGCCTTCTGATCGCATTCAGCTTTCCGGAGGTTGGAGTCCTCGAAGTACTGATTCAGATGGAAATGTTACTGGCGGCGGTTTGGTAGGTACACTGCAATTGACCCTCAACAATTTTTCTACAAAAAGACTATTCAATCCCAAAGCCTGGAACCCGATTCCCGGAGGAGATGGACAGCAGCTCAATCTGGCCTTTCAAAGTACGGGCCGAAGCAACAACTTCAGCATTAATTTCCTCGAACCCTGGCTGGGAGGAAAAAAGCCCAATTCTTTTGGGGTAGGACTCAATTATTACAATTTCGAAAGCGAGGTAAGCGGGGATGATGGAAGCACCGAACTTTTCAGAACAAGGAGCTTTGCGGCTTCTGTAGATTATGGAACATTTCTCAACTTTCCAGATGATTATACCCAGTCCAGAACTTCTCTTTCCTATAGAAACTATGATATCCTGAATCCTGGAAATTTCTATCCGGAATTCGAAGGAGAACCCTCAGCTTTTATCAATTCGATTACCCTCAACCAAAGCTTTACCCGAAACAGTCTGGATCATCCTATGTTTCCCAGCAGTGGATCCTTTAATGAGATATCTGCAGAATTTACACCTCCCTACTCTCTTTTCGGAGAGGATAAAGATTATGAGAATATGGGAGCTGCAGAGAAATTTAAATTCCTGGAATACTACAAAATCCGCATCAAGAGTCAATGGTTCCTAAATCCAGTTGGGAAACTAGTGCTACAAGGGCGATGGGATGCCGGATATCTGGGCGCATATAATTCAGCTTTAGGAGTATCGCCTTTCGAACGATTTGTGCTGGGAGGCGCAGGGATCCTAAATGCAAATAATGGAGGAATCCGAGGAATCGATCCCATACCTTTGCGAGGATACAAAGCCCAGGTCTTCGACAATGATGGTTCGTATTTCACCTTATTCAACCGATTATCTTTTGAAGTCAGGCATCCGATAGAACTAAGTCCTCAATTCCCCATTTGGCTCCTCGGATTTGCAGAAATGGGAAGTGCATCCGAAGGCTTCAGCAATTTCAATCTCTCTGATTTCAAGAAAAGTGCAGGTTTCGGTCTCCGTATGCAAGTTCCGATGATCGGTCTGCTCGGACTAGATTGGGGCTATGGATTTGATACTGATCCTTCAGGCATAAAGTCCGGTGGACAGATTCATTTTATTTTTGGCAGAGAATTTTAA